A region from the Desulfobacterales bacterium genome encodes:
- a CDS encoding prepilin-type N-terminal cleavage/methylation domain-containing protein, with protein sequence MYMITERLKNDRGFTLIEIISVLLIIAIISAVILTRTTMTNEATLRAETDTLKAHLRYAQTLAMNDAPPIQWGIEVKESSYTLVKKTNDADTTDDVVSPFSLPNESSKKHAFSSITATPATVWFDDWGSPSGDLSLTLGGKTITITSNTGFIP encoded by the coding sequence ATGTATATGATAACAGAACGACTGAAAAACGATAGGGGTTTTACCCTGATCGAGATTATATCCGTCTTGCTCATCATAGCAATTATCAGTGCGGTGATTTTGACTCGAACTACGATGACAAATGAAGCAACGCTGCGGGCGGAAACCGATACGCTCAAAGCCCATCTCAGGTATGCACAGACGCTGGCGATGAATGATGCCCCCCCGATCCAGTGGGGGATAGAGGTCAAAGAATCCTCTTACACGCTTGTCAAAAAGACCAACGATGCCGACACAACCGATGACGTTGTCAGTCCTTTCAGTCTTCCCAATGAATCTTCCAAAAAACACGCTTTTTCCTCTATCACGGCAACGCCGGCTACCGTCTGGTTTGACGATTGGGGGAGTCCTTCCGGCGATTTGTCTTTAACGCTCGGCGGGAAAACCATCACGATCACTTCAAACACGGGATTCATACCATGA
- a CDS encoding type II secretion system protein, with amino-acid sequence MRKTRLNRKGFTLIEIIVVLTLVGITSVLAGMWIVSMVNGYIFTKLNAETAQKGQLAMTRLSREFTIINLITSSSDTQITYKRTDPELKTAGPFTVKLTGDLLQLNTSDGDYTLADNVSAFTLQYCDSLDSLDSCGSSWLPTSRIIKFKITLKGANNVESEFVRHVVPRNL; translated from the coding sequence ATGCGGAAAACACGGTTGAACAGAAAAGGATTTACCCTCATCGAAATCATCGTTGTTCTGACGCTGGTGGGAATTACGTCCGTGCTGGCGGGCATGTGGATCGTTTCGATGGTAAACGGATATATCTTTACAAAACTGAATGCAGAAACCGCCCAAAAAGGGCAACTTGCCATGACAAGGCTTTCCCGGGAGTTTACCATCATAAATTTGATTACCAGTTCCAGCGATACGCAAATCACATATAAGAGAACCGACCCGGAATTAAAAACCGCGGGGCCTTTTACGGTAAAACTAACCGGCGATTTACTTCAACTGAATACCAGTGATGGGGATTATACACTGGCCGACAATGTGAGCGCCTTTACATTGCAATATTGTGATTCTCTCGATTCTCTCGATTCTTGCGGATCGAGCTGGTTGCCGACTTCGAGAATTATAAAATTCAAAATCACACTCAAGGGAGCCAACAATGTTGAATCTGAATTTGTCCGGCACGTTGTTCCAAGAAATTTATGA
- a CDS encoding ABC transporter ATP-binding protein, with the protein MNRTQIKIENAGFGYFGPKKEQVFENVDFCVNAGQILCLLGPNGTGKSTILKCLNNILKIHTGRITVNGENISRLAPSDIAVNLGYVPQSLSSAFPLPVRDIVVMGRATHISIFSSPSEEDMEVAETAMKKIGIFHLADRTCTGISGGEWQLVLIARALSQRPGIMLLDEPTSHLDLGNQIKILEVITQLARDGMAIIMATHFPDHAFLCADQVVLLKNRRIMALGTPDEVMTDINMEKVYGVKIKIMQVKAGIDRKVCIPILRNSSDSECGRHEI; encoded by the coding sequence ATGAACCGGACACAAATCAAAATTGAAAATGCCGGTTTCGGATATTTTGGTCCGAAAAAAGAACAGGTTTTTGAAAATGTCGACTTCTGTGTGAATGCCGGACAGATTCTCTGCCTGTTGGGTCCAAACGGCACGGGCAAATCCACCATATTAAAATGCCTGAACAACATTCTTAAAATTCATACCGGCAGGATCACTGTAAATGGAGAAAACATCTCCAGGCTGGCGCCATCGGATATTGCCGTAAATCTCGGGTATGTGCCCCAGTCGCTGTCATCGGCATTTCCCCTTCCTGTCCGGGATATCGTCGTCATGGGACGGGCAACGCATATCAGTATATTTTCCTCTCCTTCCGAAGAAGACATGGAAGTTGCCGAAACTGCCATGAAAAAAATCGGGATTTTCCATCTGGCCGACCGCACGTGCACCGGCATCAGCGGCGGAGAATGGCAGCTGGTACTAATCGCCCGGGCCCTGAGCCAGAGGCCCGGCATTATGCTGCTGGATGAACCTACGTCCCATCTTGATCTTGGAAACCAGATAAAAATTCTCGAAGTCATCACCCAGCTGGCCCGGGACGGTATGGCCATTATCATGGCAACCCATTTTCCCGATCATGCCTTTTTATGTGCCGACCAGGTAGTTTTGTTAAAAAACCGGCGGATTATGGCCCTGGGAACACCGGATGAAGTCATGACGGATATCAACATGGAAAAAGTCTATGGGGTAAAGATTAAGATCATGCAGGTGAAAGCCGGCATAGACAGAAAAGTCTGCATTCCCATACTCCGGAATTCATCCGATAGCGAATGTGGCCGCCATGAAATATAA
- a CDS encoding iron ABC transporter permease — protein sequence MIEQPSPSKRSTESPTKSSSPYFRSPQFCNVVLSGLLVIVILNALTMGRADISFVTGLKILFSRIIPIDPTWTQTLDCVVMDVRLPRVIAGLLVGAGLSVSGASFQGVFRNPLVSPHILGVASGAGFGAAIAILLFDNIVYIQISSFLFGLLSVGLTYSLSKIHKTTPILMLVLSGIVVGSLFSALTSFIKYIADPMNKMPAIVFWLLGSLNHVANPDLVIVAPAFIICTAILLLIRWRINLLAMGEEDARALGVNTELLKAMIIICATVITAAAVCISGIIGWIGIVIPHIGRLLVGSDHKNLLPASMLIGAIYLVSVDTIARTALVIEIPIGILTAIIGAPVFAYLLRRNRPGR from the coding sequence ATGATTGAGCAGCCGTCACCTTCAAAACGATCAACGGAATCTCCGACGAAAAGCAGCTCGCCGTATTTCAGAAGTCCGCAATTTTGTAATGTCGTCCTTTCCGGGCTTCTGGTAATCGTGATCCTTAATGCTTTAACCATGGGAAGAGCGGATATTTCCTTTGTGACAGGGCTGAAAATCCTGTTTTCAAGAATTATTCCCATCGACCCCACCTGGACGCAGACTTTAGATTGTGTGGTTATGGATGTCCGGTTGCCGAGGGTCATTGCCGGCCTTTTGGTGGGCGCCGGGCTTTCTGTTTCCGGGGCATCTTTTCAAGGCGTTTTCAGAAATCCGCTGGTCAGTCCCCACATCCTGGGTGTTGCCTCCGGCGCGGGTTTCGGTGCTGCCATTGCCATTTTACTGTTTGACAACATTGTTTATATACAGATTTCATCCTTTCTCTTCGGGCTACTGTCCGTAGGCCTGACCTATAGCCTGTCAAAAATTCATAAAACAACACCGATTCTCATGCTGGTACTTTCCGGCATCGTTGTGGGATCGCTGTTTTCCGCGCTGACGTCCTTTATCAAATATATTGCCGATCCCATGAACAAGATGCCGGCCATTGTATTCTGGCTGCTGGGTTCTCTGAATCATGTTGCCAACCCGGATCTTGTTATTGTAGCGCCGGCATTTATCATCTGTACCGCTATATTACTTCTGATCCGGTGGCGGATTAACCTGCTGGCCATGGGCGAAGAAGATGCCCGTGCGTTAGGGGTCAACACGGAGCTGCTCAAGGCAATGATCATCATCTGCGCAACGGTTATCACGGCAGCAGCCGTCTGCATCAGCGGCATCATCGGATGGATCGGTATCGTGATCCCGCATATCGGAAGGCTGCTGGTGGGCTCGGACCACAAAAATCTTCTGCCGGCATCGATGTTGATTGGGGCCATCTATCTGGTATCCGTGGATACCATTGCACGGACCGCTCTGGTCATTGAAATCCCCATCGGTATTCTGACTGCCATAATCGGTGCGCCGGTGTTTGCTTATCTGCTCAGACGAAACAGGCCCGGACGGTGA
- a CDS encoding prepilin-type N-terminal cleavage/methylation domain-containing protein translates to MKNNGAGFTLLEFIIVLLVAAIMASMLYTYFGSALTQSSLPVLRFQKSLNLDQVMENIIADYNELNTINLRSVWQKSTDYRTGSVIIPTVSNGHYYKCTTAGTSGSTEPEWLKATAPDETVTDGDDVIWKEIGTILYGSDPAWCLKGRLEADPDRYDPDNSGYTVVPDPGTRFIKFIDGVESGVDSGDELDLLKVTITISNNDTNETLTQIFTIR, encoded by the coding sequence ATGAAAAATAATGGGGCCGGGTTTACCCTTCTCGAATTCATCATTGTGCTGCTTGTTGCCGCAATCATGGCCTCCATGCTTTATACATACTTCGGATCAGCCTTGACCCAGAGCAGCCTGCCTGTTCTGAGATTCCAGAAATCGTTGAATCTGGATCAGGTTATGGAAAATATCATAGCGGACTATAATGAACTTAATACCATTAATTTGCGCAGCGTCTGGCAAAAGTCAACCGATTATCGCACGGGTTCAGTTATCATACCGACCGTCAGCAATGGTCATTATTATAAATGCACAACGGCAGGAACCAGCGGCTCAACCGAGCCGGAATGGCTGAAAGCGACAGCACCCGACGAGACCGTAACCGATGGCGACGATGTAATCTGGAAGGAAATTGGCACCATCCTGTACGGAAGTGATCCAGCTTGGTGCCTTAAGGGCCGCCTTGAAGCTGACCCGGACCGATACGATCCTGACAATTCCGGTTATACGGTAGTTCCAGACCCGGGAACCCGGTTTATCAAATTCATCGATGGCGTTGAATCCGGAGTTGACAGCGGTGATGAACTAGACCTCCTGAAGGTAACGATAACGATATCAAACAACGATACCAATGAAACACTTACGCAGATTTTTACGATTCGATGA
- a CDS encoding ABC transporter substrate-binding protein, producing the protein MQDVIKAHEDTIGKDCKGAATRCRKTFILNFRNNNGKMNHKTDRKKKRSGTLIFISAICAIFFILLGLRLFNSFPQLPEPAAQKSRLITDMRGREVVIPDPLKKIALLGGPTGQVAYILSVQDQLCAVTNTLKMSRLIREMDPGIKDLPGPRTVCGNINIEELIESMPDIVIAGDIDGDIVLKKTRIPVVFLDDSMGEGIDDVIREIRFYGYVFCSEDRAERYVDHLKSIIRRVRARTADIPENERKKVFHGYNPTHLVTLGGDTFMQERIEFAGCINSSESVATTGKQTGLHSGLGEVSMEQVLEWNPDIIVINSGSPEDLAGNPQWRSIAAVQNKQIYCQPAGVFIFNRPTAESAALYPLWLAAVAYPDRFSDISLKKEIKNFYRDIFDFELTEEQVHKILAGDYEAKIMKGAQL; encoded by the coding sequence ATGCAGGATGTTATTAAAGCGCATGAGGATACCATCGGCAAAGATTGCAAAGGGGCTGCGACCCGATGCCGCAAAACATTTATCTTAAATTTCAGAAACAATAACGGCAAAATGAACCATAAAACTGACAGAAAAAAAAAGCGCTCCGGCACATTGATTTTTATTTCAGCAATATGTGCCATATTTTTCATTTTACTCGGTTTGAGGCTGTTTAATTCATTTCCTCAGCTACCTGAACCGGCTGCACAAAAAAGCCGCCTGATCACCGATATGCGGGGCCGTGAAGTGGTGATCCCCGATCCGTTGAAAAAAATTGCGCTTCTGGGGGGGCCCACCGGCCAGGTTGCCTATATTCTGAGTGTGCAGGATCAGCTTTGTGCGGTTACCAATACATTGAAAATGTCGCGGCTCATCCGGGAAATGGACCCCGGGATCAAAGACCTGCCCGGACCGCGAACGGTTTGCGGCAATATCAATATTGAAGAGCTGATTGAATCCATGCCCGATATTGTAATTGCCGGTGACATTGACGGGGATATTGTATTGAAAAAAACCCGGATTCCGGTAGTCTTTCTGGATGACAGCATGGGGGAGGGAATCGATGATGTCATCAGAGAGATACGGTTTTACGGGTATGTGTTTTGCAGTGAAGACCGGGCAGAGCGATATGTTGACCACCTGAAATCCATCATCCGGCGGGTGCGGGCCCGAACCGCTGACATACCGGAAAATGAGAGAAAAAAGGTGTTTCACGGGTATAACCCCACGCATCTGGTCACCCTGGGCGGGGATACCTTCATGCAGGAGCGGATCGAATTTGCCGGGTGCATCAACAGTTCCGAATCGGTTGCCACCACCGGAAAACAAACCGGGCTTCATTCCGGATTGGGGGAAGTTTCCATGGAACAGGTGCTTGAGTGGAATCCGGATATTATTGTCATCAACTCCGGCTCCCCTGAAGATCTGGCCGGCAATCCCCAGTGGCGATCCATTGCCGCCGTTCAAAACAAACAGATCTATTGCCAGCCGGCGGGGGTGTTTATATTCAACCGGCCCACCGCTGAATCTGCTGCCCTGTATCCGCTGTGGCTGGCGGCCGTTGCCTATCCGGACAGATTCTCCGATATCTCTCTGAAAAAAGAGATAAAAAATTTTTACCGGGATATTTTTGATTTTGAACTGACCGAAGAGCAGGTACACAAAATACTTGCCGGCGATTATGAAGCAAAGATCATGAAAGGGGCACAGCTCTGA